Part of the Sebaldella sp. S0638 genome is shown below.
ATGTTCTTCTTACAGTTCCGGATTTATCATATTCTACACATATCCCATTTAATTTTCCGTGCATTACAGGACACTTTTTCAAAAGATAACCGTCCTCTGTATACTCTTTCCATACTCCGTCTGTCTGTATATCAAAAACATAATGATTTTCATATTTAAGATTTCCGTTAAAATAGTAGTTATACCACATCCCGTGCTTCTTATCCTGTTTCATCATACCGATTTCTTTTATATTCCCGTTTGGATAAAACAATACAAACATTCCATTCAATTCACCATATTCATATGTTTCTATCATCTCAGTATTTCCCTTATCATCAAAATAATACCATTCTCCGCTGCAAACTCCGTCTTCCAAAAAACCTGTGATTTTTACTTCTTTATTTTTATCTGATAATATCTCTATCTTTCCCGTGTATTTTTCCCCGTCTTTAAAATAATAACTTTTTCCCATAAATTTATTTGCTTCTAATCCCATATATCCCTCCTTAATTTACGTCTACATCCCCGCCGACTACTTCTGCTTTTGACACTCCTGTTATTGTGACATTTGATGATGTAGCATTTAAGTTCCCAGAAGAATTCAATTGTATATCCGAATTATCTATATTTACTCTGCTTGACTTACTTGATAAATTTACAGAACTCCCTCCTGCTACCTCTACATGCCCACCTGTAGCTGTCGCGTTCACACTATTAGCCGCTGTGAGCCCTATATGATCTGTTACATCAACCGAAAAAACCTCACTTGATAATGTGAAATTAAACATCGGCTGTCCACTCCCGCTTGGACTACTGCTAAAGGTTCTGTTATCCCTGTTATTAAATCTGTCATTTCCTGAGCTGTTCACTGCTCCTTGAAGTACATACGCATGACTTTCATTTCTCGAATTAAATGTAAGCATTACACGATCCCCAGCATCCGGAGTACAAAAGAATCCTGAATTCCCCTGACTAAAAGCTGTCATATACGGAAAATTGAATCCACCCTTATATTCATCTTCATAACCCTCACTTTTATCACTATCAGCTGCCTTCATTAAGCCTACACTTAAATCTACCTTCATCTTTGCTATACCACCTTCCGATACCACTTCCATCACCGTTGCCTCAATAGACTTTCCTTCCAGTGTACTATGTGAAACAGGATAAAATTCATGACTTTCCTGTATCAATTCATAATCTGTAATTACCTGATCTCCATCCATTCTTATATATGCTTTCGACACTATTCGGATATCTTTGCCCTCTTCCCCGTTATATCCCTGATTGGGAACGGATATAATCATTCTCTGTCCCGCATTCAACGGCTGTGTTGATTTCTTTACATTAAACATTATATTTACACCATCACGGGACTTTCCATATATACTATTTCTTAATTCAGCCTCTTCTTCCATAAGATTTATTTTATTTCCCATTATTATAGAATTCAAATGTGAAAATAATGGTATATTCAAATCTCCTGTTATCCTGTTCAAAAACTCCCAGTCTGTCTCATTATATTGAATATACGGCTTCTTTAATCTCCCGCTTAATTCACTACCAGCAAACAATTCTATTTCCGGATAGTTCTCCATTATTGCAGTAACTATATCTTTATAAGTTATTCCCATACTCTGAAATGACTTAAATTTCTTTATTTTGTCCATCTCATAAGTACATGAGAGCGATTTTATTATCACCACAGACCTCTCCCCTGTACTTTCCTCTATTTCTATCTTTTCAATATTAAGCCCGTGAAATACTCTCTTAAACTTCATTTCACTTTCAGCCAGATCTACCTCAAGAAGATTATCAAAAGAGAATACATATGAATAATATTTACTTACTTCTTCTGTTTTTATTGTAAATTTCATAAATAAATCATCATGCTTACCAACTTCTTTTGTTATATTCATTTCTACATCTTTGATATCCATGAGTTCCTCATTTATCCACAGCCTTATGTTTTTCCCCCTGTAAAGAACCGGCGCTTTTATCTGTTCCGTACTCTCAACAATACCACTTCCATTCATAGTATTACTACCAACTGTGCCTACAGGTGACTTCATCATATTCCTGAAAGCCTCTGTCATTGTAGTTCCAGCTAAGCCGCCAAGAAGCACTTCTCCAACACCTGTTTTCCCACTTTCTC
Proteins encoded:
- a CDS encoding toxin-antitoxin system YwqK family antitoxin, with the protein product MGLEANKFMGKSYYFKDGEKYTGKIEILSDKNKEVKITGFLEDGVCSGEWYYFDDKGNTEMIETYEYGELNGMFVLFYPNGNIKEIGMMKQDKKHGMWYNYYFNGNLKYENHYVFDIQTDGVWKEYTEDGYLLKKCPVMHGKLNGICVEYDKSGTVRRTCFMRDGLKNGDEISYDYNKREVEKLRYVNGVEVEKIL
- a CDS encoding phage late control D family protein → MREKKVLDLNIGTDIEKKEIAQGEESGNSLEGRISGKGNTEIESNETGSVLETSLGESGKTGVGEVLLGGLAGTTMTEAFRNMMKSPVGTVGSNTMNGSGIVESTEQIKAPVLYRGKNIRLWINEELMDIKDVEMNITKEVGKHDDLFMKFTIKTEEVSKYYSYVFSFDNLLEVDLAESEMKFKRVFHGLNIEKIEIEESTGERSVVIIKSLSCTYEMDKIKKFKSFQSMGITYKDIVTAIMENYPEIELFAGSELSGRLKKPYIQYNETDWEFLNRITGDLNIPLFSHLNSIIMGNKINLMEEEAELRNSIYGKSRDGVNIMFNVKKSTQPLNAGQRMIISVPNQGYNGEEGKDIRIVSKAYIRMDGDQVITDYELIQESHEFYPVSHSTLEGKSIEATVMEVVSEGGIAKMKVDLSVGLMKAADSDKSEGYEDEYKGGFNFPYMTAFSQGNSGFFCTPDAGDRVMLTFNSRNESHAYVLQGAVNSSGNDRFNNRDNRTFSSSPSGSGQPMFNFTLSSEVFSVDVTDHIGLTAANSVNATATGGHVEVAGGSSVNLSSKSSRVNIDNSDIQLNSSGNLNATSSNVTITGVSKAEVVGGDVDVN